In one window of Blastopirellula marina DNA:
- a CDS encoding redoxin domain-containing protein, which translates to MKSFVPLLSVGLALLIGVPASLAEEPAPTQVSAFQANLTRQDHTGSVHELAPHSRKAVRVLVFMTGECPVSKSYFPVLNDLYAKWGKNKEAVQLLGVWADITQTPQQVAEYAQEYEIAFPILLDRDASVGKALQPTNIPEVYVLDHEGNVAYRGRIDDRFLQLGRSKPEPTEKTLELAVISLVSGLEIAVPYQEPIGCYYELPPTPSPTEAQLTFNKDIAPILNANCVVCHREGEVGPFPLTSYMDAAKRARQIARVVDLKLMPPWKAAQTHGEFEGQRTLTDHEIATLKAWAKTDRAEGAPEDLPPQPTFAADWHLGTPDLILEMEADFEVPAGGADIFQNFVIPYDIPEDKLVATVEFKPGDASVVHHSLLYLDSSGKARQKDAATPEPGYSTFGGPGFIPSGSIGGWSPGKTPRPLPDGLGRKMGKSSDLVMQIHYHPSGKATKDRSKVGIYFVDKPKNEAFAVWTSSFDLDIPPDEANYEAKASYKLPTELTMLSCIPHMHLLGQEMTVTAKLPDGSTKQLIHVPQWDFNWQDEYMYSEPFTLPAGTVLNVVARYDNSTNNPSNPSYPPERVTFGEQTTDEMLYCFFLVAVDDPKLVPVVAGDSLTHEAIRRAAHRLKGGR; encoded by the coding sequence GTGAAGTCTTTCGTTCCGCTGCTTTCCGTTGGTCTGGCATTACTGATTGGCGTTCCAGCTTCCCTCGCTGAGGAACCGGCGCCAACGCAAGTTAGTGCCTTTCAGGCCAATTTGACGCGTCAAGATCACACCGGATCGGTACACGAACTCGCCCCGCATTCGCGGAAAGCGGTTCGCGTTTTGGTTTTCATGACCGGCGAGTGCCCCGTCTCGAAAAGCTATTTCCCGGTACTTAACGACCTCTATGCCAAGTGGGGGAAGAACAAGGAAGCCGTTCAACTATTGGGTGTTTGGGCAGACATTACGCAAACCCCACAGCAAGTTGCTGAGTATGCGCAAGAATACGAGATCGCCTTTCCCATTCTGCTCGATCGTGACGCTAGCGTGGGCAAAGCACTGCAACCAACAAACATTCCCGAGGTCTACGTCTTGGATCATGAAGGGAACGTTGCCTATCGCGGCCGAATTGATGACCGCTTCTTACAGCTAGGTCGAAGCAAGCCAGAGCCAACCGAGAAGACATTAGAACTTGCGGTCATATCGTTGGTTTCTGGGTTGGAAATTGCCGTTCCTTATCAGGAACCGATCGGCTGCTATTACGAATTACCTCCAACGCCCAGCCCAACCGAAGCGCAATTGACATTCAATAAGGACATCGCGCCGATCTTGAACGCCAATTGCGTCGTATGTCATCGCGAAGGCGAAGTCGGTCCCTTCCCACTTACCAGCTACATGGATGCGGCCAAGCGTGCTCGTCAGATCGCTCGAGTTGTCGACTTGAAACTGATGCCCCCATGGAAAGCTGCCCAAACGCATGGCGAATTCGAAGGGCAACGAACATTAACGGATCACGAAATTGCAACGCTTAAGGCCTGGGCGAAAACCGACCGAGCTGAAGGAGCCCCCGAGGATTTACCTCCCCAGCCGACCTTTGCTGCCGACTGGCACTTGGGAACGCCTGATTTGATTCTGGAAATGGAAGCGGACTTCGAAGTCCCAGCTGGCGGAGCCGATATCTTCCAGAACTTCGTGATCCCGTACGACATCCCTGAGGACAAGCTGGTAGCGACCGTCGAATTCAAACCGGGCGATGCCAGCGTCGTTCATCACTCGCTGCTCTACCTGGATAGCAGTGGCAAGGCTCGCCAGAAAGATGCCGCAACACCGGAGCCAGGTTACTCCACCTTTGGCGGACCTGGCTTTATTCCGTCGGGCTCGATCGGTGGCTGGTCGCCTGGCAAGACGCCTCGTCCACTTCCGGATGGCTTAGGACGTAAGATGGGGAAGTCGTCCGATCTGGTGATGCAGATTCACTATCATCCAAGCGGCAAAGCAACGAAGGATCGTTCGAAAGTCGGCATCTACTTTGTTGACAAACCAAAGAACGAAGCCTTCGCAGTTTGGACCTCTTCATTCGATTTGGACATTCCGCCGGATGAAGCAAACTACGAAGCGAAGGCTTCCTACAAGTTGCCAACCGAACTGACCATGCTAAGTTGCATTCCTCACATGCACTTGCTGGGTCAAGAAATGACGGTGACAGCAAAGCTGCCAGATGGTAGCACCAAGCAACTCATCCATGTTCCCCAGTGGGACTTCAACTGGCAGGACGAGTACATGTACTCTGAGCCGTTTACGCTCCCTGCTGGCACGGTACTAAATGTTGTCGCGCGTTACGACAACTCGACGAATAATCCATCAAACCCGAGCTATCCTCCAGAGCGAGTGACGTTCGGCGAGCAGACGACTGACGAGATGCTATACTGCTTCTTTCTTGTGGCCGTGGACGATCCAAAATTGGTTCCCGTTGTCGCTGGTGATTCGTTGACCCACGAAGCAATCCGTCGCGCGGCGCACCGGCTCAAAGGGGGCCGATAA
- a CDS encoding sulfatase-like hydrolase/transferase, which produces MIRIFSLVPLVVAALVTFAEAADSKQPNILFIFADDQSYETTGYRGMTQVKTPHIDQLAKQSLSFNRAYNQGSWSGAVCVASRTMLNTGRFVWHANDVYNTTEKERQEGRLWSEHLKKAGYQTYMTGKWHIKANAQKAFDVTGHVRGGMPQQTPEGYDRPKSKDDKTWQPWDKKFGGFWEGGKHWSEVVGDEAVSFLETAAKDDKPFFMYIAFNAPHDPRQSPKEFVDMYPAEEVEVPEDFLPVYPENKEIGCAPTLRDEHLAPFPRTKYAVQVNRQEYFAIITHMDQQIGRILEALEQTGKADNTYVFFTADHGLACGHHGLMGKQNSYDHSIRVPLLISGPQIKPGENEAAVYLQDIMPTTLELAGISKPDHVEFESLLPVALGEKETSYDAIYNAYLNLQRSITEDGFKLMIYPKANTIKLFNLTEDPHEMKNLADDPKYASRKKELFATFQMWQEKVGDKLKIDPTLVD; this is translated from the coding sequence GTGATCCGCATCTTCTCGCTCGTTCCCCTTGTCGTTGCCGCTTTGGTTACCTTCGCGGAAGCGGCCGATAGCAAACAACCGAACATTCTCTTCATCTTCGCGGACGATCAAAGCTACGAAACGACCGGCTATCGCGGGATGACTCAGGTCAAGACGCCCCATATCGATCAGTTGGCAAAGCAGTCTCTTTCGTTCAATCGAGCCTACAATCAAGGTTCGTGGAGTGGAGCGGTTTGCGTCGCCAGCCGCACCATGCTGAACACGGGGCGATTCGTGTGGCATGCCAACGATGTCTACAACACCACCGAAAAGGAACGCCAGGAAGGTCGCCTCTGGTCCGAACACTTGAAAAAGGCCGGCTACCAAACCTACATGACCGGCAAGTGGCATATTAAAGCCAACGCCCAAAAGGCCTTTGATGTCACCGGTCATGTTCGGGGAGGCATGCCACAACAAACGCCAGAAGGTTACGATCGTCCGAAAAGCAAGGACGATAAGACATGGCAACCATGGGACAAGAAGTTTGGAGGTTTCTGGGAAGGTGGCAAACATTGGAGCGAAGTTGTTGGAGACGAAGCGGTCAGCTTCCTCGAAACCGCTGCCAAGGATGACAAACCGTTCTTCATGTATATCGCATTCAACGCGCCGCACGATCCCCGACAATCGCCCAAAGAATTTGTCGACATGTATCCTGCGGAAGAAGTTGAGGTCCCCGAGGATTTTCTGCCAGTCTATCCCGAGAATAAAGAGATCGGTTGTGCTCCCACACTACGCGATGAACACTTGGCCCCATTTCCTCGCACTAAGTACGCGGTGCAGGTGAATCGCCAGGAGTACTTCGCGATCATCACCCACATGGATCAACAAATCGGTCGCATCTTGGAGGCGCTCGAGCAAACAGGGAAAGCGGACAACACGTATGTCTTCTTCACCGCCGATCACGGTCTGGCATGCGGCCACCATGGCTTGATGGGCAAGCAAAACTCGTACGATCACAGCATTCGCGTACCGCTGTTAATCTCAGGACCTCAAATCAAACCCGGCGAGAACGAGGCGGCCGTTTACTTGCAGGACATCATGCCGACGACTTTGGAACTGGCCGGAATCAGTAAGCCAGACCACGTCGAGTTCGAAAGTCTGCTGCCGGTGGCACTTGGCGAAAAGGAAACATCTTACGACGCGATCTACAACGCATATCTCAACTTGCAGCGAAGCATTACCGAAGATGGCTTCAAGCTGATGATCTATCCGAAAGCAAACACAATCAAATTGTTTAACTTGACGGAGGATCCGCACGAGATGAAAAACCTGGCCGACGATCCGAAATATGCCTCTAGGAAGAAGGAACTTTTCGCCACCTTTCAGATGTGGCAAGAAAAGGTGGGCGACAAGCTGAAAATTGATCCCACGCTGGTCGATTAG
- a CDS encoding DoxX family protein, with product MNPVVQGILTVIGRVFIVTIFLLSAVANKIPQFEGVSQYMASEGVPAPQFMLTGAILFLIAGSLSIVLGFKARIGAGLLLTFLVLATYFFHDFWTFEGEAAQMQTIQFMKNLSMMGTMLFLIANGSGKWSLDDRLASGGEAT from the coding sequence ATGAATCCAGTTGTCCAAGGCATTTTGACCGTCATCGGTCGTGTGTTTATCGTCACGATCTTCCTGCTGAGTGCGGTAGCAAACAAAATCCCGCAGTTTGAAGGGGTGTCCCAATACATGGCTTCCGAAGGTGTGCCGGCTCCACAGTTCATGCTGACGGGTGCGATTCTATTTCTAATCGCCGGCAGCTTGTCGATTGTCTTGGGGTTTAAAGCCCGTATCGGTGCTGGTCTGCTGCTAACGTTTTTGGTCTTAGCGACTTACTTCTTCCACGACTTTTGGACGTTTGAAGGCGAGGCAGCCCAGATGCAAACGATACAGTTCATGAAGAATCTCTCGATGATGGGCACCATGCTGTTCCTCATTGCCAATGGATCGGGCAAATGGAGCCTGGATGATCGTCTAGCCAGCGGAGGTGAGGCTACCTGA
- a CDS encoding pirin family protein, with protein MIQVRKSADRGHANHGWLDTYHTFSFSTYQDRNHVHFRALRVMNEDRVAPGQGFGTHPHNDMEIVTYVLEGALEHKDSMGNGEVLRPGEFQRMTAGTGITHSEFNPSSTEPVHLYQIWLFPDQKGHTPSYEQKRFPDDQLHNRLRVVASPDAEEGSLAIHQDAKIYLSKLDKGASIEQSIAESRHAWLQVLRGSVLLNGTPLATSDGAAVSEERLLKIEASEAAEIMLFDLS; from the coding sequence ATGATCCAAGTCCGCAAATCTGCCGACCGTGGGCACGCGAACCATGGTTGGCTCGACACATACCACACGTTCTCGTTCTCAACGTACCAAGACCGAAATCATGTTCACTTTCGGGCACTACGGGTCATGAACGAAGATCGTGTCGCCCCCGGGCAAGGTTTTGGTACGCATCCGCACAACGACATGGAGATTGTCACCTATGTGCTGGAAGGAGCATTGGAACATAAAGACTCGATGGGAAATGGCGAGGTCCTTCGCCCAGGCGAATTCCAACGGATGACAGCCGGCACCGGTATCACCCACAGCGAATTCAACCCATCGAGCACTGAACCAGTCCACCTGTACCAAATCTGGCTATTTCCTGATCAAAAGGGTCACACGCCTAGTTACGAACAGAAGCGATTTCCCGACGACCAGTTGCACAACCGGTTGAGGGTGGTCGCTTCACCGGATGCCGAGGAAGGTTCGTTGGCAATCCATCAAGACGCCAAGATCTACCTCAGCAAGCTCGACAAAGGAGCCAGTATCGAGCAGTCAATCGCCGAGTCACGTCATGCATGGCTGCAAGTGTTGCGAGGAAGCGTTCTCCTCAATGGAACCCCACTGGCAACAAGTGACGGCGCGGCAGTCAGCGAGGAACGACTGCTGAAGATCGAAGCGAGCGAAGCTGCTGAGATCATGCTGTTCGATTTGTCGTAA
- a CDS encoding glucose 1-dehydrogenase, producing MSFQNKVVLITGGTSGIGKATALQFATHGAKVVIAGRRDEHGHRVVQEISERGGTATFVKTDVANEVDVRNLIAETVKQYGRVDIAFNNAGVEHTGPVAEFTTDAYRHVFDINVLGVFLSMKYEIQQMLEHGGGVIINTSSILGHIAMPGASIYNASKHAVEGATKTAALEYAQQNIRINAVAPAATATDMIDRFAGKEGAENRAQLASLHPMNRLATADEIAAAVLYLASDAASFTTGISLPVDGGFLAQ from the coding sequence ATGAGCTTTCAAAACAAGGTCGTACTGATCACCGGTGGCACTTCAGGAATCGGCAAAGCCACCGCGCTGCAGTTCGCCACGCATGGGGCAAAGGTCGTTATCGCCGGGCGAAGAGACGAACATGGTCATCGAGTCGTTCAGGAAATTTCTGAGAGGGGCGGCACCGCGACGTTCGTGAAGACCGATGTGGCGAACGAAGTAGACGTGAGAAACCTGATCGCCGAAACGGTCAAGCAATATGGTCGCGTTGACATCGCGTTCAATAACGCGGGCGTAGAACACACTGGACCGGTTGCCGAATTCACCACCGATGCCTATCGCCACGTGTTCGATATTAATGTCCTCGGGGTGTTCCTAAGCATGAAATACGAGATCCAGCAAATGCTGGAGCACGGGGGCGGAGTGATCATTAACACGTCCAGCATCCTCGGGCACATCGCCATGCCGGGAGCCAGCATTTACAACGCCTCGAAGCATGCCGTGGAGGGAGCGACGAAGACAGCCGCCTTGGAATATGCCCAGCAGAACATTCGCATCAACGCCGTGGCTCCTGCCGCGACGGCGACGGACATGATCGATCGTTTCGCCGGCAAGGAAGGTGCCGAGAATCGGGCCCAACTCGCCTCATTACATCCAATGAATCGGCTAGCCACGGCAGATGAAATAGCTGCGGCCGTGCTTTACCTGGCCTCGGACGCAGCTTCGTTTACTACCGGCATTTCGCTACCGGTAGATGGTGGTTTCCTCGCTCAATAA
- a CDS encoding MarR family winged helix-turn-helix transcriptional regulator has protein sequence MTPPGLQDELKKRDPFESKEQEAILNILRTSDLFHNRLGRLLREYSLTGSQYNVLRILRGEGKPLPSLEIASRLIQVVPAITGLIDRLEKQELVSRVRCEKDRRVVYVEITDKALEVLSKIDQPLMTMHKHLIGHLSAEELQQLINLLEKSRQGVTDEDS, from the coding sequence ATGACCCCACCAGGCTTACAAGACGAACTCAAGAAACGGGATCCGTTCGAGTCGAAAGAACAGGAAGCAATCCTCAACATATTGCGGACAAGCGATCTGTTTCACAATCGATTAGGTCGCTTGCTTCGTGAGTACAGCCTGACCGGTTCGCAGTACAACGTCTTGCGGATCTTACGGGGTGAGGGAAAGCCGTTGCCTTCGTTGGAAATTGCCAGTCGCTTGATTCAGGTTGTGCCTGCGATCACAGGCCTGATCGATCGATTGGAGAAACAAGAGTTGGTCAGCCGCGTGCGGTGCGAGAAGGATCGCCGTGTCGTTTACGTGGAGATCACCGATAAAGCTTTGGAAGTTCTGAGCAAGATCGATCAACCGTTGATGACGATGCACAAGCACCTGATTGGTCACCTGAGCGCAGAAGAACTACAGCAATTGATTAATCTGTTAGAAAAATCACGCCAAGGTGTAACCGACGAAGATTCCTGA
- a CDS encoding FAD-dependent oxidoreductase, which translates to MKWLTCAVLATIAYLFASPVSGSELLVEAESFTDHGGWQLDTQFISEMGSPYLLAHGLGKPCQDAKTKVSFPAPGKYRVFVRTKDWVAQWDAKGAPGKFQVAIDGKPLQETFGTESADWFWHDGGVVDIEETDVTLSLKDQTGFDGRCDAIYFTTDLNAKPPTSGSQLAKWRKQQLGIVEDIKTEGPYDLVVIGGGYSGMGAAISAARMGCKVALIQDRPVLGGNGSSEVRVWAMGLIRRGKYPRIGEIIEEFADRAKKSPGTYEEFGDEQKEAIVRAEPNIDLFLNHHANQLEMKNGEIASVTAFDTRTSQVRKFEGTFFCDATGHGSIGALAGALYDQTDKGRMGMSNMWRWDEADHETTFPETPWALDLTMKDFPYPRDHHGQWFWESGFDKDPLHGAEAIRDWNLRAVYGAFNAMKNREGASKHKNAELTWLAYIGGPRESRRLIGDVVLTQDDIVDKREFSDGCVPSTWSIDLHYPKKEFADKFPENPFISIAVHDQRVDRAYGYPVPYRCFYSKNIPNLFMAGRCISVTHEALGTVRVMKTCGMMGEVVGKAVSVCKIHDCSPREVYEDHWSEMDELLKLPGQARRETVTAKIEMPDVLLPASSYGPPTGLNPAKMAGIVVDDRQAEKSGNWTEGTGLKGYVGHGYLYAGQKGAKVRFPVKIEKAGDYEVRLAYLPHENRSPSVSVSVSGKQAKGMKRINMQEQPPIDGGFISLGTFSFTAGETAYVEVEGSGNGNVHADAVQLIPVEAK; encoded by the coding sequence ATGAAATGGTTAACCTGCGCCGTCCTGGCGACAATTGCTTACCTGTTCGCCTCTCCGGTCTCCGGTTCCGAGCTTCTGGTTGAGGCAGAAAGTTTCACCGATCATGGTGGCTGGCAACTCGACACCCAGTTTATCTCCGAAATGGGGTCCCCCTATCTGTTGGCTCATGGGCTTGGCAAACCCTGCCAGGACGCCAAGACGAAGGTGAGCTTTCCCGCCCCAGGTAAGTACCGCGTTTTTGTTCGCACGAAGGACTGGGTTGCCCAGTGGGATGCGAAAGGCGCTCCGGGCAAATTTCAGGTGGCGATCGACGGTAAGCCGCTCCAAGAAACCTTCGGAACCGAAAGTGCCGACTGGTTTTGGCATGACGGCGGTGTGGTTGATATCGAAGAAACCGACGTCACACTCAGCTTGAAAGACCAGACGGGTTTCGACGGTCGATGCGACGCTATCTACTTCACCACCGATTTGAACGCCAAGCCGCCGACGAGTGGTTCTCAGCTGGCGAAGTGGCGGAAGCAGCAACTGGGTATTGTTGAAGACATTAAAACCGAAGGTCCGTATGACTTAGTTGTGATCGGCGGTGGCTATTCCGGAATGGGAGCGGCGATCAGCGCGGCTCGTATGGGCTGCAAAGTGGCTCTTATTCAAGATCGCCCGGTTCTCGGTGGAAACGGAAGCAGTGAAGTGCGTGTCTGGGCGATGGGCTTAATCCGTCGCGGTAAGTACCCACGCATCGGTGAGATCATCGAAGAGTTCGCCGATCGTGCGAAGAAGTCGCCAGGTACCTACGAAGAATTCGGCGATGAGCAAAAAGAGGCAATCGTTCGAGCGGAACCCAACATCGACCTATTCCTGAATCATCACGCCAATCAACTAGAAATGAAAAATGGCGAGATCGCCTCAGTCACGGCTTTCGATACCCGCACCAGTCAAGTGCGAAAGTTTGAAGGAACGTTCTTCTGCGATGCGACTGGACATGGTTCGATCGGAGCACTCGCCGGAGCCCTTTACGATCAGACCGACAAGGGACGGATGGGAATGAGCAACATGTGGCGGTGGGACGAAGCCGACCACGAAACAACCTTCCCAGAAACGCCATGGGCGCTTGATCTGACGATGAAGGACTTCCCTTATCCGCGCGATCATCACGGGCAATGGTTTTGGGAAAGTGGGTTTGATAAGGATCCCCTGCATGGAGCGGAAGCCATTCGCGATTGGAACTTACGTGCGGTGTATGGTGCGTTTAACGCCATGAAGAATCGTGAGGGCGCGTCGAAACATAAGAACGCAGAACTGACCTGGCTGGCTTATATCGGCGGTCCCCGCGAGTCGCGACGCTTAATTGGTGACGTGGTGCTGACTCAGGATGACATCGTCGACAAACGAGAATTTTCTGACGGTTGCGTTCCGAGCACCTGGTCGATCGACCTCCACTATCCCAAAAAGGAATTCGCCGACAAGTTCCCCGAGAACCCATTCATTTCGATCGCGGTTCACGATCAACGTGTCGACCGAGCCTACGGTTATCCCGTTCCTTACCGCTGTTTTTACTCGAAGAACATTCCGAATCTCTTCATGGCTGGCCGCTGCATTAGCGTGACCCACGAAGCACTTGGTACCGTTCGCGTGATGAAGACCTGCGGCATGATGGGGGAAGTTGTGGGGAAGGCTGTTTCGGTTTGCAAGATCCATGACTGCTCGCCGCGTGAGGTTTACGAAGATCACTGGAGCGAAATGGACGAGCTGCTTAAACTGCCTGGCCAAGCTCGCCGCGAAACGGTCACGGCGAAAATCGAAATGCCCGATGTCTTGCTGCCGGCTTCCAGTTACGGTCCTCCAACCGGGCTCAATCCAGCGAAGATGGCAGGCATCGTTGTGGATGATCGCCAAGCCGAAAAGAGTGGCAACTGGACCGAAGGAACCGGGCTCAAGGGCTACGTTGGTCACGGCTATCTTTATGCTGGCCAAAAGGGAGCCAAGGTTCGCTTCCCAGTGAAAATCGAGAAAGCTGGCGATTATGAAGTTCGTCTGGCTTACCTTCCGCACGAGAATCGAAGCCCAAGCGTAAGCGTGTCGGTCTCCGGCAAGCAGGCCAAAGGGATGAAGCGTATCAACATGCAAGAGCAGCCGCCCATCGACGGCGGTTTCATCTCACTGGGGACGTTCTCGTTCACGGCCGGCGAAACCGCTTATGTCGAAGTGGAAGGTAGTGGAAACGGCAATGTACATGCAGATGCCGTTCAACTCATTCCTGTCGAGGCCAAATAG
- a CDS encoding FMN-binding protein: MTDELPQISATSNPRRLNSRHFLLHGYRFAVIVAVALLVRWHVAADNPIQQGPVEVSLSQVQSLLPEAASVTTAADRNGVYIEDSDGKRVGWAITTLPGARNVIGFSGPTNTLVVVDRHNAICGIEILSSKDTPEHVAAVRESESFVHQFAGKTPDDLASEVKLDAVSGATLTSLAIIESVTKSLGSDPPNYRFPKEITLMEVAEILPDAKKLEARKSPRGWWDVIDAAGKTIGTAWRTSPAADNHVGYQGPTDVLVVMDVDGKLKAVALRSSYDNEPYVRYVREDWSFPEYLAGYDLSQLAELDIEQAQIEGVSGATMTSQAATQAVGIAAAEVQRTMEIADVAKPTTSPIIFSWRDGATLVVIGLALVIAFSNLRGKKWVQYGFGAIVIGYLGFFAGDILSMALLVGWAGHPIAWGKCIGLVAVGFAAFAVPLFSKKQVYCNHLCPHGAAQMMILRLTKKWHWTIPKKLRPVLSAIPALLLAVVIFIAFSIIDGNLAALEPFDAYVPSIAGWASLSIAIGGLIFSAFVPMGFCRFGCPTGAVISHVRWNASSDRWSIRDSAATLLLGLAVICFWW, from the coding sequence ATGACGGACGAACTTCCGCAGATTTCCGCCACGTCAAATCCGCGGCGACTCAATAGCCGGCATTTCTTGCTGCACGGTTATCGTTTCGCCGTGATTGTGGCGGTCGCGCTGCTCGTACGTTGGCATGTCGCAGCGGATAATCCCATCCAGCAAGGACCTGTCGAAGTCTCGCTCTCACAGGTTCAATCTCTTCTGCCGGAGGCGGCATCGGTGACAACTGCCGCCGACCGGAATGGAGTCTACATCGAAGACTCTGACGGAAAACGCGTCGGATGGGCTATCACCACATTGCCTGGCGCGCGGAATGTAATCGGTTTCTCTGGTCCGACGAACACATTGGTGGTCGTCGATCGTCATAACGCAATCTGTGGAATCGAAATCCTTTCAAGCAAGGATACTCCAGAACATGTTGCCGCGGTGCGCGAATCAGAGTCGTTTGTCCATCAGTTCGCTGGCAAGACTCCCGATGATCTCGCTAGCGAGGTTAAGCTTGATGCTGTTTCGGGAGCAACGCTGACGAGTCTGGCAATCATCGAATCGGTAACCAAATCGCTAGGAAGCGATCCTCCAAACTATCGCTTTCCGAAAGAGATCACTTTGATGGAGGTAGCCGAGATTCTTCCGGACGCAAAAAAACTCGAAGCTCGGAAGTCACCACGTGGCTGGTGGGATGTCATCGATGCGGCTGGAAAAACGATTGGTACTGCTTGGCGAACGAGCCCTGCCGCGGACAATCATGTCGGGTATCAAGGCCCAACTGATGTACTGGTCGTTATGGATGTTGACGGCAAGTTGAAGGCAGTCGCTTTGCGATCGAGCTACGACAACGAACCTTATGTGCGCTATGTTCGCGAAGACTGGTCCTTCCCTGAATATCTTGCCGGTTATGACCTGTCGCAATTAGCCGAGCTCGATATCGAACAGGCGCAGATCGAAGGGGTATCTGGCGCCACGATGACCAGCCAAGCTGCAACCCAAGCAGTTGGCATCGCGGCAGCTGAGGTCCAACGCACGATGGAAATAGCTGACGTCGCAAAGCCGACAACCAGTCCTATTATTTTCAGTTGGCGCGACGGAGCGACGCTGGTTGTGATCGGTTTGGCATTGGTAATTGCATTCTCGAACCTGCGTGGGAAGAAGTGGGTTCAGTACGGCTTCGGGGCGATCGTAATAGGTTACCTGGGGTTCTTCGCCGGCGATATTCTTTCGATGGCGTTGCTGGTCGGTTGGGCAGGTCACCCTATCGCGTGGGGGAAATGTATTGGCTTGGTGGCGGTCGGATTCGCCGCTTTTGCCGTTCCGCTGTTCAGCAAGAAACAGGTTTACTGCAATCACCTTTGCCCCCATGGGGCGGCGCAGATGATGATTCTGCGCTTGACCAAGAAGTGGCACTGGACGATTCCCAAGAAATTGCGACCCGTGTTGTCGGCGATTCCGGCGCTCCTTCTGGCGGTCGTGATTTTCATAGCCTTCTCTATCATTGATGGCAATTTAGCTGCTTTAGAGCCATTTGACGCCTACGTCCCCTCGATTGCCGGGTGGGCTTCGCTCTCGATTGCGATCGGTGGCCTGATTTTTTCGGCATTCGTCCCGATGGGGTTTTGTCGTTTTGGTTGCCCGACTGGTGCCGTGATCTCGCATGTTCGCTGGAATGCCTCGAGCGATCGCTGGTCGATTCGTGATAGTGCGGCGACACTACTGCTTGGTTTGGCGGTGATTTGCTTCTGGTGGTAG